The Leptospira selangorensis sequence TCCGACATTCACGAATTCCACTCCTGCTCCTGCGGGCGGAAGTTTTATCATGGATGCTAGATCTTCTACTGAATACGACGGAACTGGAAGTACCGTAGGGCCTTCTAATCTTACCTGCGCAGATACTCCTAGTTGTTATACACCTTTTGAAGGACATGTTAAGGGTGCGAAAAATCTACCTTTCGCGAATTTCATAAACGCAAATAAGGAGTTCCTACCTAAAACGGATCTTGCGAATCTTTTGAGTTCTAACGGATATACTTCAGGACAAACGATTATCGCATATTGTAGGACAAATGTAAGATCTTCCATCACAGGATTCGCCACTCTCGCGATCCTAGGATATCCTACAAGGTTTTACGATGGCTCCTGGGTAGAATGGGGATCACTCGCATATGATACTGGCGCGACTTGGTCCAACTTAAGTGCAGTTTCTCCTTGGAGAACGGATCGAGGAACAGTTTCTGAATCGATTACGTATAACGTAGGAAAAGGCGGAATAGACGCTTCGAATATTTCCAGTTTAGGGGGATATTTTACTCCGGACCGCAACTTTGCAAAAGGTACGAACGATATCATAGATCAGGATAAAAAATATCTTTCTGGTTCTGCATCCTCCGGAGGTGGGGGCGGCGGTGGCGGAGGAGGAGGCGGTGGGGGAAATCCTTGCGGAGGATAATCCCCCTTATCCTTGCGGTCGCAATTTTTGCGATCAGCTTCTTCCTAACGTTTTGTAAAGAAGAAGAATTTCACCAAAGGCATTGGGCATTCCCCCTCGAATCCCAAGGCTCGATCACAGTAGATCCGAACCCGGCCTCTTGCGGGAGTTGCCATTTACAACAGTTCGGTTCCTGGAAGTCGACTCTTCACTCCCGGGCCATTGGCCCGGGCTTTCTTTGGCAATTACCTAGGATCGGAAAACACGGATCCGAAAATTGTATGAACTGCCATAGCCCGAATCCTGAAACCAAAAATGTATTACTCTCTCGTTTAGGTTGGGGAGAAGTTTCCGCGCCTGCATGGAAATCAGGCAGTGAAGAAAACGGAGTACAATGTGCGAGTTGTCATCTCCGAAAAGGAAAAGTATACGGACCATTCCCGAAAGACGGAAATAAGGATAGAATATTCCAAAATTCGAATATTCCTCACCAAGGTTTTATACCCCAAAAAGAATTCGAGGAGTCGGAATTTTGCAAGAATTGCCACCAATCTCCTGAGACTGCAAAACAGGTGAACGGAAAGTTTCTGATGGATACGTACGGACAATGGAGAAGGTCCGAATTTGCGAGATCGAATGTACAATGCCAGAATTGCCATATGCCTGATAGAAAACATGAATGGAAAGGTATCTCCGACGGCGAAATGGTAAAACGAGGAGTCCAAACCTCTTTACAAGTTATACCAAAAGAAGAAGGAGCCGAAATTATCTCCGAACTGAAAAACTCCGGAGTGGGACATACATTCCCCAGTTATTCGGTTCCAAAAGTATATCTGGAAGTTTGGATCGAATCCATATCCGGACAAAAAAGGAAGATCTCCGAGAAAACTTTAGGTTGGATGTTGGATCTGGAATTGCAGAAAGAAATTTTTGATACGAGACTTTCTCCCGGAGAATCCGCTCTTCTTCGTGTAAATTTATCCAAGGAAGAATTTTCAAAACTCAAAAGAGTCGAGTTCATAGTCACAGTAGATCCGAAAGAATATTATATAAGAATGTTCCAAGACAATTGGAACTACAAAGATACTTTCAAAGAAGATACGAAACCTTGGGTTTTGCCTTACCTAAAAAAAGCGTTGGAAGAAGCAAACTCGGCTAAATACGAATTGATTCGTTTAGACTGGAAGAAGTAGACGCAGAGTTAAAAGAGACGCTAGGAAAAATAACTTCCTTATTCCAAGCTAAGTATAAAACTCATCCCGAGTATGGGATCGCTATTAGAAGAACCGGAATTTCCTAAATTGATAAGCGCTTATAGAGAAGCGATCCAAAGAAGATATTCCAAAACCAATCTATCCAAATATCCAAGGTTCTCTTCCATCCCGGAAGAGAGAGTGGATCTTTTGGTACGTTATTTTCTGGAGCTGTTATACCCCGAATATGAGGGCAGAAAAAAATTAGACGGAGCATTTACTTCTTTGGCAGGATTCATACATTCTCCTCCAAAAGTATTCGGACTTTTAGGCCAATTGAGTTTGGCAGTATTCAAATTGGGCCGTCATTTAAAATCCGCATTCCAAGCAGGATTTGCAGCCTTACATTCTTATGTAACCGCTCATAGATTCGAAGAGATCATGTTTTCGAAAGCAAAAGAATTATTAAAAGAAGGAAAGGATCTTCACAACAAATCCATCTTTAATCAGGTGCTTGCCTCCGTTTCTAAAAAAGACGCGGACGAGTTCAGAGAAGATATTCTAAAACTATTTACAACACTTTCGGATAAGGAGCTTCTTTCTAAGATCAAACAACTTATGGATGCAGTTGTTAAAACAATGAAGTCCAAACCAAAAACATATACTCAGGAAGAAGTAGAAGGTATTATGCTCGGTGCCGGAATTCTAACAAAGGGAGAAGAATTATTCTCCGGAATGACTCGGCAAGAAATGGATCTGATCTTAGAAGCGATTGATCAAGTGGAGAAGGATACATTTGAAGAAGCGATTGCTTCTGTTAGAGTTTAAATAACCCTGCCGACGGTCGGAGTCGAACCGACACGAGGTTGCCCTCGCTGGATTTTGAATCCAGTGCGTCTACCAATTCCACCACATCGGCGGGTTTTATAATTCCTTATTGGATCAGGAATCGAGTTCGATGTATTTGCCCTTACCGCGAGCAACAATTTTACCGATCTCGTTCTCAATTTCGGCTCTGTTTTCGATCACTTTTTTGTTCTTTTTAACGAACCAGCCACGTAAATGCAGAGGTTGATTTACTTGGGCAGGTTGTAAGAAGCGGATCGTTAACTCGCCAGTTGTTGTTTTAAAATTCATCGCCTCATTGATTTTGGCCATGATTTCGTCCAAAATGGTGGCGATGATTCCGGGATGGATCACGTCTGGAGACCCTTGGAACTTTTCAGGAACCGTATAGTCACCGTAAGCGGTTTTAGTGTCCTCATCAAAGGTGATCTTTAACTGAAGACCGTCCGGATTGTCAGGACTAGACCCGAAGCTCAGGTTTTCCCGAACCGTTGATTTCATATATGTCAAGTTATTACTTAACATTCATGGTGTCAATCCGAAAAAGCTACTGATTGCTGTTTAAGAACGACGTAATACTCTGTCGAAAATAATAGATAAGAATCTTTTAGATGACTGCACTTCTTTTATTATTAGGACTTCTTTCTGCGGGAGCAGGAGCGTACACTTTATTCAGAGATCCGAATAGATCTTCAGGAAGTCCTGCGCCTTCTCCAGGCGGCGGTCCAGGGTCGGGCGCTTCCGGTGGAGGAAGTCCTTCTCCAGCTGACCGAGGAAAATTAGTCAATGTTGGAGACCAAGATTCCGCTCCTTCTCCCTCTTCTTCTCCGTCTCAAAAAGGTGGTGGGCAACCGGAAGCACAGAAACCTGATCAAGAATGGAGTCCTCCTCCTGCCGGCGGTGAAAAACCGAATTATCCGGGATTAAAGAAGAAGGATAAATTACAACTTCCTCATGCAACAGACGATATCATTCGGAATAACTCCCGTTATGCGCATCACAGAAGACCTCTTTTACATTCGGAAGCTTTAGTAGATAAAGAAAACTTCTTAGCTGCGTTGGAGATCCTAAAGAGGACTAACGCTAGAATCCCCGATTCGGATATTAATGAAAAAATAGATAATAATATCCAAGCGATAGAAGATCATATCAACACTCCACCTGAGGAAGAGACTTATACTCCGGATGATCCGAATTATAAAGGACCACCTATTCCGATGGGTGACTTGGTCAAAGCGATCAAGGACATTAGCCAAGCTTTAGGCGGCAGTCTCTCCCAAGGATTTGCAAATCCGATCCAGATCCAAGCTCCTCCTGGAACAGAGGCCCCGAAACTTCCTGCGGAATTACCTCCAGGACCGGTATCTTATCAAATTATTTCTTATGCTCCTTCTTCCGGGCCTATGCCTCCACCTCCGCCGGGAGCACCAATCTCTTATAGTGCGGGAGTTCCTTCACCTCCGGGTGGATTTCCGCCTGGACCGGGTGGTCCGCCTCCAAGTGAAGGGCCAGGTCCTGTCAGTCCGGAGGATTTTGCTCCTTCTGAACCTTCTCCCAAACCTAAAGATCCTGATCATCTTGATCCGAATGAAATGGATCTTCCGGAAGATACATTCTTCACGGACGAATGGGATAAATTTAAAGACCTTCCTCTTGTTGATAGGAGGACAGGAGAAGATCGTCGTTCCCAAGGAGAAAGAAGAGGAGGAGAAGGTTCTCGCAAAGACAGAAGGGGAGAAGACGATAGAAGAAAAGAAGATCTTTTCCAAGAGAGAGATGATTATCTAAAGAAGAAGGCGGAAGAAAAACGCCAAGAAAGAGAAGAGCAAGCATTAGAAGAACCTTTACCTCAGGATTGGCCAAGACCTGAATATCCGCTTTCAGATCAGATCCCAGGTTATGCTCCACCTGTTCTTCCGCAGATCGATCTAGTTCCGATCCGTTTACCGGATCCGGAAGATAAAGTTCTCCGAGGAGAACCTGAAGGAACTCCACAAGCGGCACCTGCTCCGTCTCCTAGTGGAGAAGCTGCTCCCACGCCAGGTCCAGTAGAATTACCTAAAATAGATCTTCCTGATCCTGTAGATGAAACTAAACACGAAGAATTCACACCTGATATTCCTCCTCTTGCAGGACCAGGTGCTCCTAGCGGTGCCGCACCGGCTCCTTCTCCAAGCGCTGAAGAAGCTCCTGAAATTGAAGTATTGGATGGGGGTCTCGAACCTTTAGACCAAGATCGTCCTGAAGGTCCAAGTGGAGGCGGGGACGACGAGCCTAAAATGATCCATGGTATTCTGGAGTTAAAACCTCCGGAAGTGGATGATGCTCCGTTCTTAACCTTAACCTATGATTTCGGGAAGATACCTCACTCATTCAAACTTTCCAAAAATTACAGTATTATGGAATACTCATATTATAAGTATAAACCGATGCTGATCAAGGCTCAGGAATTCGCTCGCCGCAAAATGTTGAAGAATGCTTTGAATTATTATCGTGTGATCAAATCCCAGAATATCCCTCCTGAACTCAGGAAGATGATCAATCGGAACATCAAGGATATCACAGAGTTCATGGAGAAATACTTAATGGCTAAAGGCTGAAAATTTGGCAGAGAAGTTTCTTTGGAAAAAAATCCCCAACTTTCCTAAAAAAGAAAAACTGCTTTCCATCCTGGCTGTCTAAATTTAGAATGATTCTAAATAGGAGAGAGCAAAATGCCTCAAGTTACTTCACTCGCACCGGACTTTAAAGCAGAAGCCGTTATTGGCCAGCAAATCAAGGAAATCAAACTTTCCGACTATAAAGGAAAGTGGGTTGTTCTATTCTTCTGGCCCCTCGACTTCACTTTCGTATGTCCTACTGAAATCATCGAGTATGATGCAAAACTAGACGAATTCAAAAAAATCGGAGCGGAAGTTCTGGGAGTTTCCGTAGACAGCGCTTTTACTCACCTTGCATGGAAGAATACTCCTCGTAAACAAGGCGGATTAGGAGATATCAAGTATCCTCTAGTTGCTGACATAACCAAGTCAATCGCAAGAGATTACGGAGTTCTTTTAGAAGGCGGAATGGCTTTGAGAGGAACTTTCATCATCGATCCAGCTGGAGTAATCCGTCAGTCTACCATCAACGATCTTCCTGTAGGAAGAAACATTGATGAAGCAATCCGTTTGGTAAAAGCTTTCCAATACGTTGAAAAACACGGCGAAGTTTGCCCTGCAAACTGGGACGAAGGAAAGAAAACCATGAAAGCGGATCCAGAAAAGTCCAAAGAATACTTCTCTGCGGTAAACTAATCCAATACCAATGGAAATCCGGTCCTAGGGCCGGATTCTCCTTTCTAATTTCTCCTGGTCACCCATCCTTCCCCTTAAAATCTTGTTATACAGCCCTCATTCGGGCAAAACTCGCACTCAAGACTTTCGGAAAAGATTGCATCTTTCCTTATAAAAGTCTAAGATATGGGAGAGAAATATTATGGCACAAGCACTTGAGATCATTTCCGACGAAGATAGATATTATCGTGCGGATAATTTTCCCAAAGGACTTACACGCAAAGTGGTGGAGTCCATCTCTCATATTAAAAATGAGCCTGCTTGGCTGACTGAATTCCGTCTAGAGGCATTTAAAGTTTATGAAAGTAAACCTATGCCTGGTTGGGGATTTTTTCCCAACTTCAAAGTGGATATAGACGAGTACGTACATTATATAGGCGCAAATCATAAGAAGAAAAAATCCTGGGACGAAGTAGATCCTGAAGTATTAAAAAGTTTTGAAAGACTTGGGATCCCTGAACATGAAAGAAAATACCTGGCCGGGATCGAAGCCATGGAAGATTCTGAGACTGTTTACGCTAACGTTAAAAAGGAACTTACGGATCTAGGAATTATTTTCTGCGATATAGATACTGCTATTCGCGAATATCCGGATATCGTTCGTAAATATATAGGGACTGTTGTTTCTATCGGGGACAATAAATTCTCCGCATTAAACTCCGCGGTATTTTCGGGAGGATCTTTCGCTTACGTTCCGAAAGGTGTCAAAACTCCTATGCCTTTACAGGCCTATTTTAAAGTGAGTGCTGCTTCTTCCGGTCAATATGAAAGAACTCTTTTGATCGCAGAAGACGGAGCTGAATTGGAATATTCGGAAGGATGTTCTTCCGTGCAAGACAAAGGCACAAATTTCCATACTGCAGTGGTAGAGCTGATCGCTCATAAGAATTCTAAAATATTCTACACTACTATCCAAAACTGGAAAAAGAATATGTATAACTGGACCGTAAAGCGCGGTCTTTGCCATGAAGCAGCTCATATCACTTGGACGGATGTGAATATTGGAGCAAATACGATCAAGTATCCTGGTATCGTATTACAAGGTGATAATTCTACAGGTGATATTCTATCCTTGGCTTTTGCCGGTTCAGGTCAGATCCAAGATACTGGCGCAAGGATCATTCACGTAGGTAAAAATACTCGCAGTAATATTCTTGCAAAAGGTGTTTCCTTAGACGGTGGGATCAACTCTTACAGAGGTTTGGTAAAATTCACCACAGGTTCTTCTAACGCTTATAGCCATGTGAAATGTGATGGTCTCATGATGGATGATCGTTCTCAGTCACATGCGTATCCTTATAATGATGTAAGCGGGCAGAATGGAACCTTGAATTACGAGGCGACTGTTTCTCGTATCGATGAGGATCAATTATTCTATCTTCAATCCAGAGGACTTTCGGAAGACGATGCGAAACTTCTGATCATCAACGGTTTCTGTGAAGGTGTGACTAAACACTTGAACGTGGAATATTCCGTGGAGATGACTAGACTTATCAGAATGATCCTGGAAGACGGGAAAGTTATTTCCGAACATTCGGATTCTTCCGTTTCCTAACCGGAAAAAAGCTGGTATTCCTTCTAAAATCCGGTCATACAAATCATATGCAGAAAGTATTGGGTATTTTCCTGGTAGTTGGTTTGGTCCTGGCCGGGTTTCAGATTTTTTCTCCGGAGACAGTTTCTTCTAACGAACCTGAAAAAACAAGTTCTACGGCAACACCCGAAGAACAGGAAGTAAAAGTCGAGACTCCTAACGCGGTATTTTTTTGGATCACTGCTACTATCAGTTCTTTTCTGGACCAATTAGAAAAAGAATCACAGAGCCGTAATACTCCTAGTAGCACTCCTAGTGAAAGTCTTACTGACCAAGAATTGGGGGAACTTTTCCAACAAGGTTTAGATTCTTATAATGCAGCTGAATACGATAATGCTATTTCCCAATATGATCGTTATCTTGCGGTAAATCCTAAAAATTCTTCCGCATTCTATAATCGTGGTTTAAGTAAATATTATCTGAATAGATACACGGAGTCCGAGACGGATTTTGATTCGGCGTATTCTTTGGATTCCAAAAACTTGGACGCATTGTTCTACCGGGGCTTGAGCCGTTTCGGTTTGGAAAGAAAAGAAGAAGGTCTAAATGATATGAATAAGGCCATCAATTCCGGTCTGATAAAGTCATATGCATTTGCGGAAAGATCGATCCAACTAGGTATATTAGAAAAAGCGAAAGAATCTTTGGCTGACGCTAAAAAAGCGGTACAACTGGAGCCTGAATATCCTAGAGCGATCTTTGCCCTGGGATTTGCGTATTATGCGTCCGGAAAATATAAGGATAGTGTGGATTCTTATTCCAAAGTTTTGAAGATCTTACCGGAAGATTCGATCTCGTATTTTAATCGCGGATTAGGGTATGCTGCCTTAAAAAGAAAGGCAGAATCTTGCAAAGATTATAAAAAATCCTGGGATCTAGGATATGAAAACGCAGAAAAACAATATAAGGATTTTTGCAAGTGAACGAAACCCTTTCCGATTCCGAGATCAAAGAGAATAACTCCGGAAAAATTCCGGTCAAGGGT is a genomic window containing:
- a CDS encoding tetratricopeptide repeat protein; translation: MQKVLGIFLVVGLVLAGFQIFSPETVSSNEPEKTSSTATPEEQEVKVETPNAVFFWITATISSFLDQLEKESQSRNTPSSTPSESLTDQELGELFQQGLDSYNAAEYDNAISQYDRYLAVNPKNSSAFYNRGLSKYYLNRYTESETDFDSAYSLDSKNLDALFYRGLSRFGLERKEEGLNDMNKAINSGLIKSYAFAERSIQLGILEKAKESLADAKKAVQLEPEYPRAIFALGFAYYASGKYKDSVDSYSKVLKILPEDSISYFNRGLGYAALKRKAESCKDYKKSWDLGYENAEKQYKDFCK
- a CDS encoding multiheme c-type cytochrome, with the translated sequence MRRIIPLILAVAIFAISFFLTFCKEEEFHQRHWAFPLESQGSITVDPNPASCGSCHLQQFGSWKSTLHSRAIGPGFLWQLPRIGKHGSENCMNCHSPNPETKNVLLSRLGWGEVSAPAWKSGSEENGVQCASCHLRKGKVYGPFPKDGNKDRIFQNSNIPHQGFIPQKEFEESEFCKNCHQSPETAKQVNGKFLMDTYGQWRRSEFARSNVQCQNCHMPDRKHEWKGISDGEMVKRGVQTSLQVIPKEEGAEIISELKNSGVGHTFPSYSVPKVYLEVWIESISGQKRKISEKTLGWMLDLELQKEIFDTRLSPGESALLRVNLSKEEFSKLKRVEFIVTVDPKEYYIRMFQDNWNYKDTFKEDTKPWVLPYLKKALEEANSAKYELIRLDWKK
- a CDS encoding peroxiredoxin; its protein translation is MPQVTSLAPDFKAEAVIGQQIKEIKLSDYKGKWVVLFFWPLDFTFVCPTEIIEYDAKLDEFKKIGAEVLGVSVDSAFTHLAWKNTPRKQGGLGDIKYPLVADITKSIARDYGVLLEGGMALRGTFIIDPAGVIRQSTINDLPVGRNIDEAIRLVKAFQYVEKHGEVCPANWDEGKKTMKADPEKSKEYFSAVN
- the sufB gene encoding Fe-S cluster assembly protein SufB; protein product: MAQALEIISDEDRYYRADNFPKGLTRKVVESISHIKNEPAWLTEFRLEAFKVYESKPMPGWGFFPNFKVDIDEYVHYIGANHKKKKSWDEVDPEVLKSFERLGIPEHERKYLAGIEAMEDSETVYANVKKELTDLGIIFCDIDTAIREYPDIVRKYIGTVVSIGDNKFSALNSAVFSGGSFAYVPKGVKTPMPLQAYFKVSAASSGQYERTLLIAEDGAELEYSEGCSSVQDKGTNFHTAVVELIAHKNSKIFYTTIQNWKKNMYNWTVKRGLCHEAAHITWTDVNIGANTIKYPGIVLQGDNSTGDILSLAFAGSGQIQDTGARIIHVGKNTRSNILAKGVSLDGGINSYRGLVKFTTGSSNAYSHVKCDGLMMDDRSQSHAYPYNDVSGQNGTLNYEATVSRIDEDQLFYLQSRGLSEDDAKLLIINGFCEGVTKHLNVEYSVEMTRLIRMILEDGKVISEHSDSSVS
- a CDS encoding PaaI family thioesterase; translation: MKSTVRENLSFGSSPDNPDGLQLKITFDEDTKTAYGDYTVPEKFQGSPDVIHPGIIATILDEIMAKINEAMNFKTTTGELTIRFLQPAQVNQPLHLRGWFVKKNKKVIENRAEIENEIGKIVARGKGKYIELDS